A region from the Acanthopagrus latus isolate v.2019 chromosome 8, fAcaLat1.1, whole genome shotgun sequence genome encodes:
- the cpa4 gene encoding carboxypeptidase A4 produces MGTVHLPPDDRKKVEKLMPHTFVVLKRSRLRDEMRGLWLLLVLVAAAQAERVFIGDQVIRVNVQNEEQIQLLQALESQEAWELDFWLDPVSTELPVDIRVPRSSLSSVKEYLRVNNIAYSVLINNLQELLDAEKAEMEMNQMKERRTRSFNFGAYHSLETIYSWMDTLVAQYPNLVSKQEIGKSYENRPMYVLKFSTGGSKRPAIWIDTGIHSREWVSQATGVWTANKIATDYGTDASLTSLLNTMDIYMLLLANPDGYAYTHSNDRMWRKTRSINSGSVCRGVDPNRNWDAGFGGPGASRNPCSDSFHGPSAHSEIEVRNVVNLIQGHGNFKSFISVHAYSQLLMYPYGYSCEKVPDQPELDSVGRAAVQKLTSLYGTRYKVGSICNIIYQASGGSIDWSYNMGIKYSYAFELRDTGRYGFILPSNQIIPTASETWLALKHLMEYVRDHPY; encoded by the exons ATGGGAACAGTCCACCTGCCACCTGATGATAGGAAGAAAGTAGAAAAACTGATGCCTCACACATTTGTGGTTCTGAAACGGTCCAGACTCAGAGACGAGATGAGAGGTCTCTGGCTGCTTTTGGTGCTTGTGGCTGCGGCCCAGGCTGAGAGGGTGTTCATCGG AGATCAGGTCATCAGGGTCAATGTGCAGAATGAGGAACAGATCCAACTGCTGCAGGCCCTGGAGAGTCAAGAAGCGTgggag CTGGACTTCTGGCTTGACCCAGTCTCCACTGAGCTGCCTGTTGACATCAGAGTGCCCCGCTCCAGTTTGAGCTCTGTGAAGGAGTACCTCCGTGTCAACAACATCGCCTACTCTGTTCTCATCAACAACCTTCAG GAGCTTCTCGATGCAGAGAAAGCTGAGATGGAGATGAACCAGATGAAGGAGCGCCGCACCCGCAGCTTCAACTTTGGAGCCTATCATAGTCTGGAGACG ATCTACAGCTGGATGGACACTCTGGTGGCTCAGTACCCCAACCTGGTCTCCAAGCAGGAAATTGGGAAGTCATATGAGAACAGGCCCATGTATGTGCTCAAG ttcagCACCGGAGGAAGCAAGCGTCCTGCTATCTGGATCGACACCGGTATCCACTCCAGGGAATGGGTGTCTCAGGCTACCGGAGTGTGGACAGCCAACAAG ATTGCCACTGATTACGGTACCGATGCCTCCCTGACCTCCCTCCTGAACACCATGGACATCTACATGCTGCTCCTGGCCAACCCTGATGGATATGCTTACACCCACTCTAAT GACCGTATGTGGAGGAAGACCCGCTCCATTAACTCCGGCTCTGTGTGCCGTGGAGTTGATCCCAACAGGAACTGGGACGCAGGCTTTGGCG GCCCTGGTGCCAGTAGAAACCCCTGCTCTGACTCCTTCCACGGCCCCTCGGCCCACTCTGAGATCGAGGTGAGGAATGTGGTGAACCTGATCCAGGGCCACGGCAACTTCAAGTCCTTCATCTCCGTACATGCCTACTCCCAGCTGCTCATGTACCCCTATGGCTATTCCTGCGAGAAAGTGCCCGATCAGCCTGAGCTG GACTCTgttggcagagctgcagtgcaGAAACTCACTTCCCTTTATGGTACCAGATACAAGGTTGGAAGCATCTGTAACATCATCT ATCAAGCCAGTGGCGGCAGCATTGACTGGTCTTATAACATGGGCATCAAGTACTCCTACGCCTTCGAGCTGAGGGACACTGGTCGCTATGGTTTCATTCTGCCATCCAATCAGATCATCCCCACGGCCTCCGAGACCTGGCTGGCTCTGAAACACTTAATGGAGTACGTCCGTGACCATCCCTATTAA